Proteins encoded together in one Leptospira meyeri window:
- a CDS encoding GH36-type glycosyl hydrolase domain-containing protein: MKQSIKNQSQLEFHFLSNGNVHSIRFEELFVNLYLGNEMEPSINNLFLRIHSKDGLVLYPMFGSNSNSQFQIFGSSYLSKGHNHGMDYSLYLELHPNLPAWRYKIQITNHNKEPLEYDLVYVQDIGICDYGAARLNEFFVCHYIHHEPVDTKDYGYGILSRQNEPISGKYPASFLFSTNPISSFVTDGLDLYPISVQKKLSAKRRQGEHSIVGLERQKTRLLPGKTEETCFYGYLFADLKTLTSFPDPQTLVPKIRLGWNESPNWNTMTVVSASSQSIFSTAKRVEGENPTESNLKTLFPGEWREIEFSPSGKLLSFFTNESTHVVLKEKDRLCLRPHGQILRTGDFKVPDESSLTATCYFNGIFLSQLTEGNTSINQYISRNHSYLKFFHSYGLRIFIEEGSGFALLDTPSFLRMDTNQLEWIYLRGKEVLRIQVGASNENQFLIQVATNNLQTKQFLLSFHIALDGDNGALELPPVITKNKTNIKIQPNQNSPLFQRFEGKGFQIKGEDFTHWRVSDDRLLFLDGNSRGQSYLTALVEVNSNLQFSIQGDLATSLTQKNTEENQTQFFSHTKYLPKGKIQNRELKVLQQIKEILPWFEQNARIHYLNPRGLEQYSGGGWGTRDVCQGAFEHLLATGDFESCRRLLLIVFEEQNEDGDWPQWFMLYPRDKTIRAGDSHGDILYWPILALSTYLERTGDFSLLEVKTNVIHKKETKTILEAIEKTISLINKRLVKNTNLPIYGNGDWNDSLQPVKEKFRTQAVSTWTAELQSLTYKALIQIFHLTNDREKVDFYKKELEVIKQNIKEFCMANETLTGLRYFDDTDSQNFFLHPRDTKTGIHYSILPMIYGILAEVLDTKEAEFHLTLIKNFLTGPDGVRLFDTPILYSDGNNVEFKRAETASYFGREIGLMYTHAHLRYCESLAYMGKADDFFYNLNLVNPIGIQNKVPVSNYRQSNCYYSSSDGLFFDRYEAKEKYKDLLAGKIPLEGGWRVYSSGPGIYIKLVYECLFGIRIFSDALELDPILPKGLDGLEWDVRCQEKDLKIIYRVESENASIELAQVNGKVIPFQRMENRYRRGGIRLPFEDLELNLKKDHNHLILTLR, translated from the coding sequence TTGAAACAATCTATAAAAAATCAGTCACAACTTGAATTTCATTTTTTATCAAACGGAAATGTACATTCGATTCGTTTTGAAGAATTGTTTGTGAACCTTTATCTTGGAAACGAAATGGAGCCAAGCATTAACAATCTTTTTTTACGAATTCATTCAAAAGACGGATTGGTTTTATATCCAATGTTTGGATCCAATTCAAATTCCCAGTTTCAAATTTTTGGTTCTTCTTATCTCTCAAAGGGACACAACCATGGAATGGATTATTCCTTGTATTTGGAACTACATCCTAATCTCCCAGCTTGGCGATATAAAATACAAATCACAAACCATAACAAGGAACCATTGGAATATGATTTGGTTTATGTGCAAGATATAGGAATTTGTGATTATGGTGCAGCTAGATTAAATGAATTCTTTGTTTGCCATTACATCCATCATGAACCAGTCGACACAAAAGATTATGGTTATGGCATCCTTTCTAGACAAAATGAACCGATATCAGGAAAATACCCTGCTTCTTTTTTATTCAGCACGAACCCCATTTCATCTTTTGTTACCGATGGACTGGACTTATATCCAATTAGTGTCCAAAAAAAACTTTCCGCTAAACGGAGACAAGGTGAACACTCAATCGTTGGCCTTGAAAGACAAAAAACCAGATTACTTCCAGGTAAAACAGAAGAGACATGTTTTTATGGTTATTTATTCGCAGATCTAAAAACCTTAACATCCTTTCCTGATCCCCAAACCCTAGTCCCCAAGATTCGACTGGGATGGAACGAGAGCCCTAATTGGAATACTATGACTGTGGTGTCCGCAAGTTCACAGAGTATTTTCTCCACCGCAAAACGAGTAGAAGGTGAAAATCCCACTGAATCCAATTTAAAAACTTTGTTCCCAGGCGAATGGAGAGAAATTGAATTTTCTCCTTCGGGAAAGCTTCTTTCTTTTTTTACAAATGAATCTACCCACGTGGTCTTAAAAGAAAAAGATCGTCTTTGTCTCCGACCACATGGTCAAATTTTAAGGACAGGGGATTTCAAAGTTCCAGACGAATCTTCTCTCACTGCGACCTGTTATTTTAACGGGATTTTTTTATCTCAACTTACAGAGGGAAACACAAGTATCAACCAATACATATCACGTAACCATAGTTATCTTAAATTTTTTCACTCCTATGGACTTCGTATTTTTATTGAAGAAGGATCTGGTTTTGCCCTTTTGGATACCCCTTCTTTTTTGCGAATGGATACAAATCAACTTGAATGGATCTACTTAAGGGGAAAAGAAGTTTTACGGATTCAGGTAGGAGCCTCAAACGAAAATCAATTTTTGATTCAAGTTGCAACAAACAATTTACAAACAAAACAATTCCTTTTATCTTTTCACATTGCTCTTGATGGAGACAACGGAGCATTAGAACTACCTCCCGTTATTACAAAAAACAAAACCAATATCAAAATCCAACCAAATCAAAATTCCCCGCTATTCCAAAGATTTGAAGGAAAAGGCTTCCAAATCAAAGGAGAAGACTTCACTCATTGGAGAGTTTCCGATGATCGACTTTTATTTTTGGATGGAAATTCCAGAGGACAATCTTATCTGACAGCTCTGGTAGAAGTAAACTCAAACCTTCAATTTTCTATCCAAGGTGATTTGGCAACTTCTCTCACACAAAAAAACACTGAGGAAAACCAAACGCAGTTTTTTTCTCATACAAAGTATCTCCCAAAAGGAAAAATACAAAACAGGGAATTGAAAGTTCTTCAACAGATCAAAGAAATCCTTCCTTGGTTCGAACAAAATGCACGCATTCATTATTTAAATCCAAGAGGACTCGAACAGTACTCGGGAGGCGGATGGGGAACTAGGGATGTATGCCAAGGTGCCTTTGAACATCTACTTGCAACGGGTGATTTCGAATCCTGTCGCCGTCTTCTTCTTATTGTATTTGAAGAACAAAATGAGGATGGAGATTGGCCTCAATGGTTTATGCTCTATCCTCGCGACAAAACAATTCGAGCCGGAGATTCTCATGGAGACATTTTATATTGGCCCATTCTTGCTCTCTCTACTTACTTAGAAAGGACTGGTGATTTTTCACTCCTTGAAGTAAAAACAAATGTTATCCATAAAAAAGAAACAAAAACGATTTTGGAAGCAATAGAAAAAACCATCTCTCTCATAAACAAACGTTTGGTGAAAAATACAAATCTTCCTATCTACGGAAACGGGGATTGGAACGATTCCTTACAACCAGTAAAAGAAAAATTCCGAACTCAAGCAGTCAGCACTTGGACTGCCGAATTACAATCTCTTACCTATAAGGCACTGATCCAAATCTTTCATCTAACAAATGATAGAGAAAAAGTAGATTTCTATAAAAAAGAATTAGAGGTTATCAAACAAAATATCAAAGAATTTTGTATGGCGAATGAAACACTTACCGGTTTAAGATACTTTGATGATACGGATTCACAAAATTTTTTTCTTCATCCGAGAGATACAAAAACTGGAATCCATTATAGTATTCTTCCTATGATTTATGGAATATTAGCAGAGGTTTTGGATACCAAGGAAGCTGAGTTTCATTTAACCCTCATTAAAAATTTCCTAACGGGTCCAGATGGAGTTCGTTTATTCGATACACCCATTCTTTATTCAGACGGAAATAACGTTGAATTCAAAAGAGCAGAAACTGCCAGTTACTTTGGAAGGGAAATTGGTCTAATGTACACCCATGCCCATTTACGTTATTGTGAATCTTTGGCATATATGGGTAAGGCAGATGATTTTTTTTACAATTTAAACTTAGTCAACCCCATCGGAATCCAAAACAAAGTTCCCGTAAGTAACTATAGACAATCAAACTGTTATTACTCAAGTTCCGATGGTTTGTTTTTTGATCGATACGAAGCAAAAGAAAAGTATAAAGATTTGTTAGCTGGTAAGATCCCTTTAGAAGGAGGATGGCGAGTTTATTCCAGTGGCCCGGGAATCTATATCAAACTAGTTTACGAGTGTTTGTTTGGGATTCGAATTTTTTCCGATGCACTCGAACTAGATCCAATCCTTCCGAAAGGTTTAGATGGATTAGAATGGGATGTCAGGTGCCAAGAAAAAGATTTGAAAATCATTTATCGTGTAGAATCAGAAAATGCGAGTATTGAATTAGCCCAAGTGAATGGCAAAGTCATCCCATTTCAAAGGATGGAAAATCGCTACCGCAGAGGTGGCATTCGGCTCCCATTCGAAGATTTGGAATTAAATTTAAAAAAAGATCACAATCACCTGATTTTGACACTAAGATAA
- a CDS encoding P-II family nitrogen regulator: MKMIIAIIQPHKLEEVKAELTKNEIYRLTVSDVQGYGQQKGKTEVFRGHEYTVNLLRKVRLEIAVNDEFVKPTVDAILKAAKSGDGKIGDGKIFISPLEEVIRIRTGEKGKSAI; encoded by the coding sequence ATGAAAATGATCATTGCAATCATCCAACCACATAAGTTGGAAGAAGTTAAAGCAGAATTAACAAAAAACGAAATCTATCGTTTAACAGTATCTGACGTTCAAGGTTACGGACAACAAAAAGGGAAAACAGAAGTTTTTCGTGGACACGAATACACTGTAAACCTGCTAAGAAAAGTTCGTTTGGAAATCGCCGTTAATGATGAATTCGTAAAACCAACAGTTGATGCGATTTTGAAAGCAGCAAAAAGTGGTGATGGAAAAATCGGGGACGGAAAGATTTTTATCTCTCCTCTCGAAGAAGTCATTCGAATCAGAACTGGCGAAAAAGGCAAAAGCGCCATTTAA
- a CDS encoding ammonium transporter yields the protein MKQYFKSIAFLLLVVPMFLFADEAATVANPAQETANAIQTLTVGLDTLWVLVAGMLVFFMNAGFALVESGFAQSKNTVNILAKNFIVFAAATFSYWAIGWGLMFGDGSPFMATEGLFFLGGADNSPAIGDAYQGVYSSMNWTGVPLLAKFFFQLVFAATAATIVSGAVAERIKFHSFLIFSFILVAVMYPFTGHWVWGGGWISALGFHDFAGSTVVHSVGGWAALAGAIVLGARKGKFLPDGRIKPILGHNMTSAALGTLILWLGWFGFNPGSTMGVGDGSVMAHVIVTTNISAALGALASTVTAWIILKKPDLGMILNGTLAGLVGITAPCAIVSPTSAAIIGAVSGALVVLSVLFFDKIKIDDPVGATSVHLVCGIWGTLAVAIFGYEGSPAGVEVPSILTQLYGILAIGGFTFVVSLALWFVLKLAGGIRVGEEEELSGLDLGEHGAEAYPDFNIRARG from the coding sequence ATGAAACAGTATTTCAAATCAATCGCCTTCCTGCTCCTGGTTGTTCCGATGTTCCTTTTTGCAGATGAAGCTGCAACCGTCGCGAACCCGGCGCAAGAAACCGCAAACGCAATCCAAACTTTAACAGTTGGTTTAGACACCTTATGGGTGCTAGTCGCTGGTATGTTGGTATTCTTTATGAATGCCGGTTTTGCTCTCGTTGAATCGGGTTTTGCTCAATCAAAAAACACCGTAAACATTCTAGCAAAAAACTTTATCGTTTTTGCAGCTGCAACATTCTCTTATTGGGCAATTGGTTGGGGTTTGATGTTTGGTGACGGATCTCCCTTCATGGCAACGGAAGGTCTTTTTTTCTTAGGTGGAGCTGATAACTCTCCTGCCATTGGCGATGCATACCAAGGTGTGTATTCATCTATGAATTGGACAGGTGTTCCTCTTCTTGCAAAGTTTTTCTTTCAATTGGTTTTTGCGGCGACAGCAGCAACAATTGTTTCTGGAGCAGTAGCAGAACGAATTAAATTTCATTCTTTTCTTATCTTCTCTTTTATCCTTGTCGCAGTTATGTATCCATTCACAGGCCACTGGGTTTGGGGTGGTGGATGGATCTCCGCACTCGGTTTTCATGACTTCGCTGGTTCTACCGTAGTACACTCAGTAGGTGGATGGGCTGCTCTTGCTGGTGCGATCGTCCTCGGCGCAAGGAAAGGAAAATTTTTACCTGATGGTAGAATCAAACCGATCCTTGGACACAACATGACTTCTGCAGCTCTCGGAACACTTATCCTTTGGCTTGGCTGGTTTGGGTTTAATCCTGGTTCCACTATGGGAGTAGGTGACGGAAGTGTGATGGCACATGTGATTGTTACCACTAATATTTCTGCAGCCCTCGGTGCTCTTGCATCCACTGTGACAGCTTGGATCATTTTGAAAAAACCAGATCTTGGTATGATTTTAAATGGAACACTTGCTGGTCTTGTGGGAATCACTGCACCTTGTGCGATTGTAAGTCCTACATCAGCTGCTATCATTGGCGCGGTGTCTGGTGCTCTTGTGGTATTATCTGTTCTTTTCTTTGATAAAATCAAAATTGATGACCCAGTAGGTGCAACATCTGTTCACTTAGTTTGCGGTATTTGGGGAACATTAGCTGTCGCAATCTTTGGATACGAAGGTTCTCCGGCTGGAGTAGAAGTTCCTTCTATCTTAACACAACTTTATGGAATTCTTGCGATTGGTGGTTTCACATTCGTCGTATCATTGGCATTATGGTTTGTGTTGAAACTTGCAGGTGGAATCCGAGTGGGTGAAGAGGAAGAACTTAGTGGTTTGGATCTTGGGGAACATGGAGCGGAAGCTTACCCTGATTTCAATATCCGAGCTCGTGGTTAA